GTCGGTGTGGCCGGGGAGCAGGAGGACGTCGTCGTACGTCAGGCCGATGAATCCGAAGGGGTCGTGGGTCTCGTTCTGGCCGGACTGCTGGCTCACTGCTGCGCCTCTTTCGGTGGAACCGGGTGGGGGTCGGGGCCTTCGGCGGGTGCTGCCCGCGGGCCCTGTCAGTCTAGAACCATTCGTACACGGCCCCTATTCCGGTGACGGCGGCACGGGGTGACGATCGGGCGCACACCCGTGCAACAGGAACCGGGGTGGGGGATCGATCCGCCGGGGCGCCCGCGGACCACGTACTCTTGGAGAAGCATGTTCCCGGGGACACCGGGGACCACGGACCGGAATCGCCGGATCCGACGGCCTCGACGACGACTGTCGGACGGCCACGACCGCCCCCGCATGAACGAGAGAAACCTGATCTGTGAATAAGAGACCTGCCGTACTGAAAGCACCACGGGAACTGGCCGCCGGAGCCATGCGCATCGTCGCGCTCGGAGGCATCGGTGAGATCGGCAGAAACATGACCGTCTTCGAGTTCGAGGGCAAGCTGCTGATCGTGGACTGCGGCGTCCTGTTCCCCGAGGAACACCAGCCCGGCGTCAACGTCATCCTCCCGGACTTCTCCTACATCCGCGACCGCCTCGACGACGTCGTCGCCGTCGTCCTCACGCACGGCCACGAGGACCACATCGGCGCCGTCCCGTACCTCCTCAAGGAGCGGGCGGACATCCCCCTGGTCGGCTCGCGGCTGACGCTCGCCTTCATCGAGGCCAAGCTGAAGGAACACCGCATCACCCCCAAGACCGTCCAGGTAAAGGAGGGCGACCGCCGGACCATGGGCGGCTTCGACCTCGAGTTCGTCGCCGTGAACCACTCCATCCCCGACAGCCTCGCCGTCGCCATCCGCACCGCGGCCGGCATGGTGCTGCACACGGGCGACTTCAAGATGGACCAGTTCCCCCTGGATCGCCGCATCACGGACCTCGCCGCCTTCGCACGCCTCGGCGAGGAGGGCGTGGACCTGTTCCTCACCGACTCCACGAATGCGGACGTCCCCGGCTTCACCACGTCGGAGAAGGACCTCGCGCCGGCCATCGATGCCGTGTTCCGCACGGCTCCGCGCCGCATCATCGTGTCCAGCTTCGCGAGCCACATCCACCGCATCCAGCAGATCATCGACACCGCGCACCAGCACCGCCGCAAGGTGGCGTTCGTGGGCCGTTCGATGGTCCGCAACATGACCATCGCGGCGGACCTCGGCTACCTCAACATCCCGCAGGGCCTGCTCGTGGACTTCAAGAAGCTCGAGCGCAGCGACGACCACAAGGTGGTGCTGATCTGCACGGGTTCGCAGGGCGAGCCGATGGCGGCCCTTTCCCGCATGGCCAACAAGGACCACGCCATCCGCATCAGCGAGGGTGACACCGTGCTGCTGGCCAGCTCGCTCATCCCGGGCAACGAGAACGCCATCTACGGGATCATCAACGCGCTCACCGAGATCGGTGCCAACGTGGTCCACAAGGGCAACGCGAAGGTGCACGTCTCCGGCCATGCCAGCGCCGGCGAGCTCGCCTACTGCTACAACATCGTGAAGCCGCGCAACGTCATGCCGGTGCACGGCGAGTGGCGCCACCTGCGCGCGAACTCGGAGATCGCCGTCGCGACCGGCGTCGATCCCCGCAACGTCGTGATCGCGCAGGACGGCGTGACCGTCGACCTCGTGCGTGGACGTGCCACCCTCTCGGGCAAGGTGGAGGCGGGCCTGGTGTTCGTCGACGGCGACAGCGTCGGGGGCATCACCGAGGAGGACCTGCGCGAGCGGCGCCGCCTCGCGGAGGAGGGTGTCGTCACCGTCCTCGCGATCATCGACCCGGACAACGGGGACATCGTCGAGGCGCCCGAGTTCTTCACCAAGGGCTTCTCCTGCTCCGACGAGGACCTCGACAAGGCGGGCGCCGCCGTCGAGAAGGCGCTCCGCGATGCGGCGTCCAACCGCCAGGGCGGCCGCCGCCAGGACCCGGAGGACATCATCGAGCGGGCCACGGCCAACTGGATGCGCCGCTACTACAACCGCCAGCCGGTGGTCACGGCGATCGTCGTCGACGCCTGATCCCCGAACTGCACGACGAAGCCCCGGTACTCCTGGAGTACCGGGGCTTCGTCGTTTAGGGGCACGGCCCCGGAACAGACAGCAGCACCCCGGCTCCTCGGAGCCGGGGTGCTGCTGTCGTGCGGGGGGCCGGAGCCCCTGGGCCCTAGTGCGAGTGGCCCTGGTGTCCCTCGTCCTCGGACTCCTCGGGCTTCTCGACCACGAGGGTCTCCGTGGTCAGCACGAGTGCCGCGATGGACGCCGCGTTGCGCAGCGCGGAGCGCGTCACCTTCACGGGGTCGATGATGCCGGCGTCCACGAGGTTCTCGTACTCGCCGGTCGCGGCGTTGAAGCCGTGACCGTCCTCGAGGTCGGAGACCTTCGCGACGACGACGTATCCCTCGTGACCGGCGTTCTCCGCGATCCAGCGCAGCGGCTGGGCGAGCGCGCGGCGGACGAGGCCGACGGCGGTGGCCGCGTCGCCCTCGAGTGCCAGGACGTCGGGGTCGGTGTCGAGCGCCTTCCCGGCGTGGACCAGTGCGGAACCGCCGCCGGCCACGATGCCCTCTTCGAGTGCGGCACGCGTGGAGGACACGGCGTCCTCGATGCGGTGCTTCTTCTCCTTGAGCTCGACCTCGGTGGCGGCGCCGACCTTGATCACGCCGATACCGCCGGCGAGCTTCGCGAGGCGCTCCTGGAGCTTCTCACGGTCCCAGTCGGAGTCGGTGCGCTCGACCTCGGCGCGGATCTGCGCCACGCGGTCGGCGACATCGGACTCGCTGCCGGTGCCGTCGACGATCGTGGTGGCATCCTTGGTGACGGTGATGCGGCGGGCGGACCCGAGCACCTCCAGGCCCACCTGGTCCAGCTTGAGGCCGAGGTCCGGCGAGACGACCTGCGCACCCGTGAGGGTGGCGATGTCCTGCATCATGGCCTTGCGGCGGTCACCGAAGCCCGGCGCCTTGACGGCGACGACGTTCAGGGTGCCGCGGATCTTGTTGACCACGAGGGTGGAGAGCGCCTCGCCCTCGATGTCCTCGGCGATGATGAACAGCGGCTTGCCGGCCTGCAGCGCCTTCTCGAGCAGCGGGAGGAACTCCTGGAGGGAGGAAATCTTGCCCGAGTTGATGAGGATGAGCGCGTCCTCTAGGACGGCTTCCTGGCGCTCGGCGTCGGTCACGAAGTACGGCGAGAGGTAGCCCTTGTCGAACTGCATGCCCTCGGTGAGGACGAGCTCGGTCTGCGTGCTGGAGGACTCCTCGATGGTGATCACACCATCCTTGCCGACCTTGTCGAACGCCTCGGCGAGGAGGTCACCGACCTCGGTGCTCTGCGCGGAGATGGAGGCGACGTTGGCCGTCTGCTGGCCGACGACCTCGCGGGCGTTCTCGAGCAGGCGCTTGGCGACGGCCTCGACCGCCACCTCCATACCGTGCTTGAGCTGTCCGGGTGCTGCGCCGGCGGCCACGTTGCGGAGGCCTTCCTTGACGAGCGCCTGGGCCAGGACCGTGGCGGTGGTCGTCCCGTCACCGGCGACGTCGTTCGTCTTGGTGGCGACTTCCTTGGCCAGCTGGGCGCCGAGGTTCTCGTACGGGTCGTCGAGCTCGACCTCGCGGGCGATCGTGACGCCGTCGTTCGTGATGGTGGGCGCACCCCACTTCTTGTCGAGCACGACATTGCGTCCGCGGGGGCCCAGCGTCACCTTGACGGTGTTCGCGAGCTTGTCCACGCCGGCCTCGAGGGCACGGCGGGCGGCGTCGTTGAATTCCAACTGCTTTGCCACTGTTGGTTCCTTTCAGGCTTGGCGAGGAAAAGCCCCGGCCGCTGCGGGCCGGGGCTTCTCCTCAAGGGGTACTACTTGACGACGACGGCGAGGACGTCGCGGGCGGAGAGGACTAGGTACTCCTGGCCACCGTGCTTCACTTCGGTTCCGCCGTACTTCGAGTAGATGACGACGTCGCCCTCGGCGACATCGACGGGCACGCGGTTGCCGTTGTCGTCGACACGACCCGGTCCGACGGCCACGACTTCGCCCTCCTGGGGCTTCTCCTTGGCCGTGTCCGGGATGACGAGGCCGGAAGCAGTGGTCTGCTCGGCTTCGAGGGGGCGGACAACGATGCGATCCTCAAGGGGCTTAATAGAGACCGACACTCGGGCTCTCCTTTGCGTTCGATACCAATGGAATGGGGGCCGTCGGGCTGGGCGTGAACCGTCGTCGCGGTGCCGGCGAACGCTTCCCTCGGGATTAGCACCCGCAGTGAGCGAGTGCCAACTCCGACTGTATGCAAGCGCTGGCACTCGGTCAAGGTGAGTGCCAGCGTTGACGGCTCAACGGTGGCGGCCCACCGTCCGACCGGACGCACTTCGTCGCAATAGGACACGTTCCAGTTGCGTAATTCCCGCACGGCCCTCTACATTCGAGAGAGGTAAGGCATTCCTTACTTCCGCGACGTCCGGCCCGCCCGGCCCCTTCCCTCCACGGAGTCCACCCCATGGCACACCTGCGCCTCGCCGTCCTTTCCGCAGCCGCTGCGGCCACCCTCGCCCTGACGGCGTGCGGTGGCTCCTCCGAGGCGGCCGACGAGCCGGCGGCGGCCTCGACCGTCCCGGTCGAGCACGCGCAGGGGACCACCGAGGTGCCGGTCGATCCCGAGACGGTGTTCACCTTCGACCTCGGCGCCCTCGATACCCTGGACGCGCTCGGCGTGGACGTGGCCGGCGTCCCGCAGGGGACCCTGCCCCAGCAGCTCTCCGCCTACGAGGGCGGTGACACCACGAACATCGGCTCCATGAAGGAACCGGACTTCGAGGCGATCGCCGCCGCCGCCCCCGACCTGATCATCATCTCGGGCCGTGTCGCCGATTCGTACGACGAGCTCTCGGACATCGCGCCGACCATCGATCTGAGCGTCGATGCAGCGGACCCGATGGCGAGCTTCCGGGAGCACACCGCATCACTCGGCCGGATCTTCGGCGCCGAGGACGAGGTCGCCGACCGGCTGGCCGCGCTCGACGCGAAGATCGCCGGAACGAAGGACACCGCCGCTTCCGCGGGCAACGGCCTCGTCCTGATGACCAGCGCAGGCGAGGTCACCGCGTACGGCGCCGGATCACGGTTCGGCCTGATCCACGACGTGCTCGGCGTCGAGCCCGCCGCCGCGGTCAGGAACGAGGGCACGCACGGCGAGGCGGTCTCCTTCGAATACATCGCCGAGGTCAACCCGGCCCATCTCTTCGTGATCGACCGGGACGCCGCCGTCGGTGAGGCCGGCGCCGCCGGCTCCGCCGTCCTGGACAACGAGCTCGTCAACGGCACGGACGCCGCGAAGAACGACGACGTCACCTACCTCGACTCCGCGAGCTGGTACCTCATCGGGTACGGCCTCGACAACCTCGACGCCATGGTCTCCGCAGTCGACGAGGCCCTCGCGGCCTGAACCGCCGCGCCGCTCCGGCGGTAGGCGCCCCCATGGCAGCACTCTCCCTCCGGCCGCAGCGGCCGGCGCAGCAGCACGGCTCCACCCGGCCAC
This genomic interval from Arthrobacter agilis contains the following:
- a CDS encoding ribonuclease J, producing the protein MRIVALGGIGEIGRNMTVFEFEGKLLIVDCGVLFPEEHQPGVNVILPDFSYIRDRLDDVVAVVLTHGHEDHIGAVPYLLKERADIPLVGSRLTLAFIEAKLKEHRITPKTVQVKEGDRRTMGGFDLEFVAVNHSIPDSLAVAIRTAAGMVLHTGDFKMDQFPLDRRITDLAAFARLGEEGVDLFLTDSTNADVPGFTTSEKDLAPAIDAVFRTAPRRIIVSSFASHIHRIQQIIDTAHQHRRKVAFVGRSMVRNMTIAADLGYLNIPQGLLVDFKKLERSDDHKVVLICTGSQGEPMAALSRMANKDHAIRISEGDTVLLASSLIPGNENAIYGIINALTEIGANVVHKGNAKVHVSGHASAGELAYCYNIVKPRNVMPVHGEWRHLRANSEIAVATGVDPRNVVIAQDGVTVDLVRGRATLSGKVEAGLVFVDGDSVGGITEEDLRERRRLAEEGVVTVLAIIDPDNGDIVEAPEFFTKGFSCSDEDLDKAGAAVEKALRDAASNRQGGRRQDPEDIIERATANWMRRYYNRQPVVTAIVVDA
- the groL gene encoding chaperonin GroEL (60 kDa chaperone family; promotes refolding of misfolded polypeptides especially under stressful conditions; forms two stacked rings of heptamers to form a barrel-shaped 14mer; ends can be capped by GroES; misfolded proteins enter the barrel where they are refolded when GroES binds), which encodes MAKQLEFNDAARRALEAGVDKLANTVKVTLGPRGRNVVLDKKWGAPTITNDGVTIAREVELDDPYENLGAQLAKEVATKTNDVAGDGTTTATVLAQALVKEGLRNVAAGAAPGQLKHGMEVAVEAVAKRLLENAREVVGQQTANVASISAQSTEVGDLLAEAFDKVGKDGVITIEESSSTQTELVLTEGMQFDKGYLSPYFVTDAERQEAVLEDALILINSGKISSLQEFLPLLEKALQAGKPLFIIAEDIEGEALSTLVVNKIRGTLNVVAVKAPGFGDRRKAMMQDIATLTGAQVVSPDLGLKLDQVGLEVLGSARRITVTKDATTIVDGTGSESDVADRVAQIRAEVERTDSDWDREKLQERLAKLAGGIGVIKVGAATEVELKEKKHRIEDAVSSTRAALEEGIVAGGGSALVHAGKALDTDPDVLALEGDAATAVGLVRRALAQPLRWIAENAGHEGYVVVAKVSDLEDGHGFNAATGEYENLVDAGIIDPVKVTRSALRNAASIAALVLTTETLVVEKPEESEDEGHQGHSH
- the groES gene encoding co-chaperone GroES — protein: MSVSIKPLEDRIVVRPLEAEQTTASGLVIPDTAKEKPQEGEVVAVGPGRVDDNGNRVPVDVAEGDVVIYSKYGGTEVKHGGQEYLVLSARDVLAVVVK
- a CDS encoding siderophore ABC transporter substrate-binding protein — its product is MAHLRLAVLSAAAAATLALTACGGSSEAADEPAAASTVPVEHAQGTTEVPVDPETVFTFDLGALDTLDALGVDVAGVPQGTLPQQLSAYEGGDTTNIGSMKEPDFEAIAAAAPDLIIISGRVADSYDELSDIAPTIDLSVDAADPMASFREHTASLGRIFGAEDEVADRLAALDAKIAGTKDTAASAGNGLVLMTSAGEVTAYGAGSRFGLIHDVLGVEPAAAVRNEGTHGEAVSFEYIAEVNPAHLFVIDRDAAVGEAGAAGSAVLDNELVNGTDAAKNDDVTYLDSASWYLIGYGLDNLDAMVSAVDEALAA